In a single window of the Oscarella lobularis chromosome 2, ooOscLobu1.1, whole genome shotgun sequence genome:
- the LOC136183946 gene encoding protein HID1-like, with protein MNVQTTFYESPVGIYELKASQAGLSSLKLVSSAEEAKANDSDNESLAIARTWLETYFESPHAFKSDQAPPLPPLDLPCRNKFLHAVWQTLLARIPFGQTISYGELASLTGRPGAVRAVGQAMRRNPISLIVPCHRVLPKNGGIARSTVRVIHDPVFHSLKMGSSGSKQAFLGAVSQLVNKTTPIDAADNELWEQLLWSDAVASSSDLFTLIEASSIRTMRENCPSNLATICFKAVEHLVAVSTSGFGSPKEHKAVLNCVRLLTRLLPYVFEDVNWRNFFWSTVPDKGAEPTGDELAGAASGGAPPLAHSLLSAISDLLFCPEFTVLPSKKPGPDNPEELASLDSCEYIWEAGVGCSTSPGSNSKLDSNRSELLKLLLTCFSEAIYLPPSETASPNRWVAYFTSEENRHALPLFTSLLNTVLSYDPVGYGVPYYHTLVSDAREPLVETAAQVLMVTLDSDSNHVQAGSGAEADSRMQENLFCSYMGRIHREEDFHFILHGFTTLLNNPLVQTYLPNSCKKIHFHQELLILFWKMCDINKKFLYHVLKSSRVLELLVPILHHLNEARADPARTGLMHIGIFILLLLSGERNFGVRLNKPYQLKVPIDVPVFHGTHADLLVLVFHKVITAGHQRLQPLYECLMTILVNVSPYLKSLSQVASSKLLHLTEAFSTPWFLFAAPTNHHLVFFLLEIFNNMIQYQFDGNCQLVYSIIRKRSVFHELANVPVDPQAITKSKRVQLEERKSPTQTLSGPSEGEPAASSDAAVPSITLTAVGPQSAPPEGASPAPAPNEGTWHATKEWVQGWKTKLPLQTILRLLQVLVPQVEKICIDKGLTDESEILKFLQHGTLVGLLPVPHPILIRKYQPNAGTTLWFRTYMWGVVYLRNADPPIWYDTGIKLFEIQKA; from the exons ATGAATGTTCAGACGACGTTCTACGAGTCGCCTGTCGGAATCTACGAATTGAAAGCGAGTCAAGCGGGCCTATCGAGTTTGAAACTCGTCTCGAGCGCAGAAGAGGCGAAAGCAAACGATTCAGACAACGAAAGCCTCGCGATCGCGCGCACTTGGCTCGAGACCTACTTCGAATCTCCCCACGCGTTCAAAAGCGATCAAGCGCCTCCGCTACCCCCGCTCGATCTGCCGTGCAGAAATAAATTCTTGCACGCCGTGTGGCAGACGTTGCTCGCTCGAATCCCGTTTGGGCAGACGATATCGTACGGAGAGTTGGCGTCGTTGACGGGGCGACCCGGCGCCGTTCGCGCTGTTGGACAGGCCATGAGGCGAAATCCTATCAGTCTGATCGTGCCCTGTCATCGCGTTTTGCCGAAGAACGGAGGAATAG CGCGCTCTACAGTTAGGGTGATTCACGATCCCGTATTCCACTCGCTGAAAATGGGTTCGTCAGGGAGCAAGCAGGCGTTTCTAGGTGCCGTTTCGCAGCTCGTCAATAAGACGACG ccgatcgacgccgccgacaacGAACTGTGGGAGCAACTGCTCTGGtcggacgccgtcgcgtcgtcgtccgaccTATTCACGCTcatcgaagcgtcgtcgataCGTACAATGCGCGAAAATTGCCCATCGAACCTCGCAACGATCTGCTTCAAG GCTGTCGAGcatctcgtcgccgtttccaCTTCGGGATTCGGTTCGCCGAAAGAGCACAAGGCAGTTCTCAATTGCGTTCGCCTGCTCACTCGACTTCTTCCCTACGTTTTCGAGGACGTCAATTGGCGGAATTTCTTCTGGTCTACAGTCCCGGACAAG GGTGCGGAACCGACCGGTGACGAATTGGCCGGTGCAGCTAGCGGAGGTGCTCCTCCTCTGGCCCACTCCCTTCTAAGCGCTATATCC GACCTTCTCTTTTGCCCGGAATTCACCGTTTTGCCGAGTAAAAAACCAGGACCG GATAATCCAGAAGAGTTGGCGTCACTCGATAGTTGCGAGTATATTTG GGAGGCTGGCGTCGGCTGTTCGACGTCACCGGGATCAAACAGCAAACTCGATTCGAATCGAAGTGAACTCCTTAAGCTACTTTTGACCTGCTTTTCCGAGGCTATTTACTTGCCACCATCAG AGACGGCATCTCCCAATCGCTGGGTGGCTTACTTCACTTCGGAAGAAAACCGTCATGCTCTTCCCTTGTTTACCTCGCTTCTCAACACCGTCCTCTCCTACGATCCCGTTGGATATGGCGTACC TTATTATCATACGCTCGTCTCTGACGCGCGAGAGCCGCTCGTCGAAACGGCCGCTCAGGTCTTGATGGTGACGTTGGACAGCGACAGCAATCACGTTCAAGCGGGAAGCGGAGCCGAAGCGGAC agtcGGATGCAGGAGAATTTGTTCTGCAGCTATATGGGGAGAATTCACAGAGAGGAG gattttcattttattctTCACGGATTTACGACTCTTCTCAATAATCCTCTCGTCCAA aCGTATCTTCCTAATTCGTGCaagaaaattcattttcacCAGGAATTGCTCATCCTCTTTTGGAAAATGTGCGACATCAATAAG AAATTTTTGTACCACGTGTTGAAAAGTAGCAGAGTTCTTGAACTCCTCGTACCAATACTACATCATCTCAACGAAGCCAGAGCCGATCCAG CGCGTACTGGCCTGATGCACATCGGTATCTTCATTCTTCTCCTGTTGAGCGGTGAACGCAATTTCG GAGTGAGGCTCAACAAACCCTACCAGCTGAAAGTTCCCATTGACGTTCCCGTTTTCCATGGCACTCATGCCGATCTCCTGGTTCTG GTATTTCACAAGGTCATTACAGCTGGTCACCAGCGTCTTCAGCCACTATACGAGTGTCTTATGACGATACTGGTGAACG TCTCTCCGTATTTGAAGTCGTTGTCTCAAGTGGCCAGTTCCAAGCTGCTTCATCTGACCGAGGCGTTCTCCACGCCCTGGTTTCTCTTTGCTGCTCCCACCAATCACcatctcgtcttcttccttctcgAAATTTTCAACAATATGATACAATATCAATTCGACG GAAATTGTCAGCTAGTTTATTCCATCATAAGAAAGAGATCCGTTTTTCACGAG TTGGCGAATGTTCCGGTTGATCCTCAAGCAATAACCAAATCAAAACGCGTTCAACTCGAAGAGAGGAAGAGTCCCACGCAAA CGTTATCAGGACCGAGCGAAGGCGAGCCAGCAGCGTCTTCAGACGCCGCAGTGCCGTCGATTACATTGACGGCGGTGGGTCCTCAGTCGGCGCCTCCCGAGGGAGCGTCACCGGCTCCGGCTCCGAATGAAGGAACGTGGCACGCTACCAAGGAATGG GTTCAGGGATGGAAGACGAAGCTTCCTTTGCAGACGATCTTGCGTTTGCTTCAGGTTCTGGTGCCACAGGTCGAGAAAATATGCATTGACAA GGGTTTGACCGATGAGAGTGAGATTCTCAAGTTTCTTCAGCACGGTACGTTGGTTGGTCTGCTTCCCGTTCCTCATCCCATTCTCATCCGAAAATATCAG CCAAACGCTGGGACGACGTTGTGGTTTAGGACGTACATGTGGGGAGTCGTTTATTTGAG GAATGCTGACCCACCGATTTGGTATGACACGGGAATTAAACTGTTTGAAATTCAGAAAGCTTAA
- the LOC136183948 gene encoding uncharacterized protein MT2135-like, producing the protein MFLIVVLSCLLSPATSESVRDYVNRIDVIYRKFSLDWPFALENREQYETLLVALDDLNRGAHPRDQYWLKDASVRDGEIHFMAANVAENEQSFKIAEGDSRAAKTLSYHVTTKSHATPTFSNGSDAHALLRLCNEVKCERNDDNTCKRGTVETNPIVDEILRFQRELAVDEPLNRLQFLGTHNSFNDHADGYGDGDFLLDKILRDISFDQWNFVWAQQCFTMTDQLNMGVRHLMLDPVYFLDEMRLCHCGTNVPVVDKVLDYLERVLNITLHFDSRDLGCMPHDRTYASGVAEICDWMQAPGNEKEIVMVNINDEGPSAEWGHRDFMQEPVAQLCPDLVFTPVNKTAMFPDTWPTPRELISMGRRLLFHGPKNLSNENIFPQLTVPQWDHDTVKYFVPYPVCGGYTADKWYLVGGESQDVGPIYNGPKEEGLVSPDNLPYLLQCGVSVSEMDLVSPGLIAYATWSWDGILPANGTCPAINASTAFGSWVGLACDDHKLSYACRPKGNSTEWTITAAGSEGVHADGYASCARLNLTFAAPTDGYSNTLLRAEMMKIPALRSLLWIGVNRTYT; encoded by the coding sequence ATGTTCCTCATCGTCGTTCTCTCCTGTCTTCTCTCGCCAGCAACTTCCGAAAGTGTTCGCGACTACGTGAAcagaatcgacgtcatttacagaaaattctctCTCGACTGGCCATTCGCCTTGGAAAATCGCGAACAATACGAGACTCTTCTCGTCGCGCTCGACGATCTGAATCGAGGCGCGCACCCACGCGACCAGTACTGGCTCAAAGACGCGTccgttcgcgacggcgaaattcACTTCATGGCagcgaacgtcgccgaaaacgaaCAGTCGTTCAAAATTGCCGAAGGCGACAGTCGTGCAGCGAAAACACTTtcctatcacgtgacgacaaAGAGTcacgcgacgccgacgtttTCAAACGGTAGCGACGCCCACGCACTCCTGCGTCTGTGCAACGAGGTGAAATGCGAGCGAAATGACGACAATACGTGCAAACGAGGAACGGTTGAAACGAACCCaattgtcgacgaaattctGCGTTTTCAACGCGaactcgccgtcgacgagccgCTCAATCGCCTCCAGTTTCTCGGCACGCACAACTCGTTTAACGACCACGCCGACGgctacggcgacggcgattttctcctcgacAAAATTCTTCGCGACATCAGCTTTGACCAATGGAATTTCGTCTGGGCGCAACAGTGCTTCACTATGACCGATCAGCTGAATATGGGCGTTCGTCATCTCATGCTCGATCCTGTCTACTTTCTTGATGAAATGCGTCTTTGTCACTGCGGTACGAACGTGCCAGTCGTCGACAAGGTCCTAGATTATCTCGAACGAGTTCTCAATATAACACTTCATTTTGACTCGCGCGATCTCGGCTGCATGCCGCACGATCGCACGTACGCCTCCGGCGTTGCGGAAATATGCGACTGGATGCAAGCGCCTGgcaacgagaaagaaatcgtcatGGTTAACATAAATGATGAGGGTCCGAGTGCCGAATGGGGTCATCGCGATTTCATGCAGGAGCCCGTTGCTCAACTCTGCCCAGATCTCGTCTTCACGCCGGTTAATAAGACGGCAATGTTTCCAGACACGTGGCCAACACCACGGGAACTCATCTCCATGGGTCGACGATTGCTATTCCACGGGCCAAAAAACCTTTCCAACGAGAACATCTTCCCTCAGTTGACAGTGCCCCAATGGGATCACGACACGGTGAAATATTTCGTTCCTTATCCAGTGTGCGGCGGCTACACGGCTGACAAATGGTATCTCGTTGGCGGCGAGAGTCAAGACGTCGGTCCCATCTATAACGGACCCAAAGAAGAGGGACTCGTTTCTCCGGATAATTTGCCCTATTTGCTCCAATGCGGCGTCAGCGTATCCGAAATGGATCTCGTCTCGCCTGGTCTGATCGCATACGCGACGTGGTCGTGGGACGGTATCCTACCGGCGAACGGCACCTGTCCTGCGATAaatgcgtcgacggcgtttggAAGCTGGGTCGGTCTCGCGTGCGACGATCACAAATTGTCTTACGCGTGCCGACCGAAGGGAAATAGCACCGAGTGGACGATTACGGCGGCGGGAAGCGAGGGCGTTCACGCGGATGGCTATGCCAGCTGCGCGCGGTTGAATCTGACGTTCGCCGCGCCGACGGACGGCTATTCTAATACGCTATTGCGTGCGGAGATGATGAAGATTCCCGCTCTGAGATCCCTTTTGTGGATTGGCGTAAATAGAACGTATACGTAG